A stretch of Campylobacter volucris DNA encodes these proteins:
- the nadD gene encoding nicotinate (nicotinamide) nucleotide adenylyltransferase, which yields MKIALFGGSFDPPHLGHNAIVFNALEYLDINKLVIMPTFISPFKQKFTANEQMRLKWCEAVWANIPKVEICDFEILKQRPVPSIESVDFLYQKYEISKFYLILGADHLKNLHQWHEFERLQNLVEFVIAKRDNIFIPKEFKTLDTKVDISSSFIRQTLQTTQVCEQIKEEVKLCYSKFKNT from the coding sequence ATGAAAATCGCACTTTTTGGAGGTAGTTTTGATCCGCCTCATTTAGGACATAATGCTATCGTATTTAATGCTTTGGAATATTTAGATATTAATAAATTAGTCATTATGCCAACTTTTATTAGTCCTTTTAAGCAAAAATTTACCGCTAATGAGCAAATGCGTTTAAAATGGTGTGAGGCAGTTTGGGCAAATATACCAAAAGTAGAAATTTGTGATTTTGAAATTTTAAAACAAAGACCTGTGCCTAGTATAGAAAGTGTAGATTTTTTATATCAAAAATATGAAATTTCAAAATTTTATTTAATTTTAGGTGCTGATCATTTAAAAAATTTACACCAATGGCATGAATTTGAAAGATTGCAAAATTTGGTAGAATTCGTCATAGCAAAAAGAGATAATATATTTATCCCTAAAGAATTTAAAACCTTAGATACTAAAGTAGATATTTCTTCATCTTTTATAAGGCAAACTTTGCAAACAACTCAAGTTTGTGAGCAAATCAAAGAAGAGGTTAAGCTTTGTTATTCTAAATTTAAAAACACTTAG